The following proteins are encoded in a genomic region of Alkalidesulfovibrio alkalitolerans DSM 16529:
- a CDS encoding efflux RND transporter periplasmic adaptor subunit encodes MPVTTALVRQGDFPIELRAVGAVEASATVNVKSIIGGELVGVHFEEGQDVGKGQLLFTIDPRPHEAALREAKARLDRNAALLHKAEEDYRRYEELLSQGIVSREQFDQIFSTLASLKASVRADEASVESARVQLDYAFIHAPIAGRAGRLRAHKGNIIKANADDPLVDVVAMEPVHVSFAVPEERLAEVLRAMRTGEVSVIALPAARGASPEVGRLFFVDNLVDRQTGTITLKAEFRNENRMLWPGQFASVSVRLGEVRDALIAPARAVQTGLDNQYVWVVDASGVAQIKTVVTGLSSENETVLVSGVSVGERVVTDGQLRLTPGAAVDVRDEAPAPDFAPEPGASAGSAS; translated from the coding sequence GTGCCCGTGACCACGGCCCTGGTCCGGCAAGGTGATTTCCCCATTGAGCTTCGTGCCGTGGGAGCGGTCGAGGCCAGCGCCACGGTCAACGTCAAGTCCATCATCGGTGGCGAACTGGTGGGCGTGCATTTCGAGGAAGGCCAGGACGTCGGGAAGGGGCAGCTTCTCTTCACCATCGACCCCAGGCCCCACGAGGCGGCCCTGCGCGAGGCCAAGGCGAGGCTCGATCGCAACGCCGCCTTGCTGCACAAGGCGGAGGAAGACTACCGCCGCTATGAGGAACTGCTTTCGCAGGGCATCGTCAGCCGCGAGCAGTTCGACCAGATTTTTTCCACCCTGGCCTCGCTCAAGGCCTCGGTGCGCGCGGACGAGGCCAGCGTGGAGAGCGCTCGCGTGCAACTCGACTACGCTTTCATCCATGCGCCCATTGCCGGACGCGCCGGACGGCTGCGCGCGCACAAGGGCAACATAATCAAGGCCAATGCCGACGATCCCCTGGTGGATGTCGTGGCCATGGAGCCGGTGCACGTGAGCTTCGCCGTGCCCGAGGAGCGCTTGGCCGAGGTGTTGCGCGCCATGCGAACGGGCGAGGTGTCGGTAATTGCCCTGCCTGCGGCGCGAGGGGCGTCTCCCGAGGTGGGGCGGCTTTTCTTCGTGGATAACCTCGTTGACCGCCAGACTGGCACCATCACCCTCAAGGCCGAGTTCAGGAACGAGAACCGCATGCTCTGGCCCGGCCAGTTTGCGAGCGTCTCCGTCCGCCTGGGAGAGGTGCGCGACGCCCTCATCGCCCCGGCCAGGGCCGTGCAGACCGGACTGGACAACCAGTACGTCTGGGTGGTGGACGCGTCTGGAGTCGCCCAGATCAAGACCGTGGTCACGGGGTTGTCGTCCGAGAACGAGACGGTCCTCGTCTCGGGCGTTTCGGTAGGCGAACGTGTTGTCACCGACGGCCAGTTGCGCCTGACGCCGGGCGCGGCCGTGGACGTCCGGGACGAAGCGCCCGCGCCTGATTTCGCTCCAGAGCCCGGCGCTTCGGCCGGGAGCGCCTCGTGA
- the mutY gene encoding A/G-specific adenine glycosylase, which translates to MNAPSPSAMASLREALLCWFAENARPLPWRESYDPYQVWLSEIMLQQTQMERAVGYFQRFVARFPDMASLAAASEEEVLKLWEGLGYYSRAKNLLACARRVVAAHGGALPHDPKTLQALPGIGPYTAGAVASIAFARDVTAVDANVERVFARLFDLDMPVREARTRAFILETAAALVPRGKAREWNQALMELGALVCLPKRPRCSECPLSGQCEAYRLDLVFERPVPAKAVDYIPMDVASGLLVREGRVFIQKRPETGVWAGLWEFPGGTVESGETPEQAVVREFREETDLDVAITAKLAVVRHGYTRYRVALHCFALRDLNDAAEPALHAAQEGRFATLAELSGLAFPAGHRKLIDQLVGQNRGGLLLDPMR; encoded by the coding sequence ATGAACGCGCCAAGCCCCTCGGCCATGGCCTCGCTGCGCGAGGCGCTGCTTTGCTGGTTCGCCGAAAACGCCAGGCCCCTGCCCTGGCGCGAAAGCTACGATCCCTACCAGGTCTGGCTCTCGGAGATCATGCTCCAGCAGACCCAGATGGAGCGGGCCGTGGGCTATTTCCAGCGCTTCGTGGCGCGCTTTCCCGACATGGCGAGCCTTGCCGCCGCAAGCGAGGAGGAGGTGCTCAAGCTCTGGGAAGGCCTGGGCTACTACTCGCGCGCTAAAAATCTTTTGGCCTGCGCGCGACGGGTCGTGGCCGCGCACGGCGGCGCCCTGCCCCACGACCCCAAGACCCTGCAAGCCCTGCCAGGCATCGGCCCATACACGGCCGGGGCCGTGGCCTCCATCGCCTTCGCGCGCGACGTGACCGCCGTGGACGCCAACGTGGAACGCGTCTTCGCCCGGCTCTTCGACCTGGACATGCCGGTCAGGGAGGCGCGCACCCGGGCCTTCATCCTGGAGACGGCCGCCGCCCTGGTGCCGCGCGGGAAGGCGCGCGAGTGGAACCAGGCACTCATGGAGCTTGGCGCGCTCGTCTGCCTGCCCAAGCGGCCGCGCTGCTCCGAATGCCCGCTCAGCGGCCAGTGCGAGGCCTACCGCCTGGACCTCGTGTTCGAGCGACCCGTGCCCGCCAAGGCCGTGGACTACATCCCCATGGACGTGGCCTCGGGCCTGCTCGTGCGCGAGGGCCGCGTCTTCATCCAGAAGCGCCCGGAAACGGGCGTGTGGGCCGGGCTGTGGGAATTTCCGGGCGGCACGGTGGAGTCGGGCGAGACGCCCGAACAGGCCGTGGTGCGCGAGTTCCGCGAGGAGACGGACCTTGACGTGGCGATCACGGCCAAGCTGGCCGTGGTGCGCCACGGCTACACCCGCTACCGCGTGGCCCTGCATTGCTTCGCCCTGCGCGACCTGAACGACGCGGCCGAGCCCGCGCTGCACGCGGCCCAGGAAGGCCGCTTCGCCACCCTGGCCGAACTCTCGGGCCTGGCCTTCCCGGCCGGACACAGAAAGCTCATCGACCAACTCGTCGGCCAAAACCGTGGCGGACTCCTCCTCGATCCCATGCGCTGA
- a CDS encoding efflux RND transporter permease subunit yields the protein MNISAPFIRRPVMTTLVMAAMLLFGVMAYFKLPVSDLPTVDFPTIEVRASLTGASPETMAASVATPLEREFSTIAGIDSMSSASVLGSTSITIQFSLERDIDAAAQDVQSAISKALRRLPAEMTTPPSLRKVNPADSPILYLTLASTTLPLSTVTEYADTIIGQRLSMVSGVAQVNVFGARKYAVRVQLDPKALASRGLGIDEVAEAVSRGNVNLPTGTISGDHTAYNIKSSGKLQQAADFRPLIVAWKGGSPVRLEQLGRVLDSVENDKAALWRVDDPAVILAIQRQPGANTVAVVDDVLDLLPGFRQQLPPGLELSVLYDRSESIRHSVHDVKFTLVLTVCLVVLVIFLFLRNLRATIIPSLALPISIIATFAVMHLMGYSLDNLSLMAMTLAVGFVVDDAIVMLENIIRHREMGKPSLAAALDGSEEIAFTIVSMTISLAAVFIPVMFMGGVVGRLFEEFGVVIMVSVLFSGVVSLTLTPMLCARFLGEGGHAPATQGRLYRASERVFEAMLGIYRRSLAYCMRRHVLTFTASIAVLIATVALFQHMPKGFLPSQDTGMIWATTEAAQGTSFDDMIRYQRSLHGFLKDDPAVESFMSVVGAGGPNRTGNTGRLSIKLKPYDQRTESADEVVARLRPVLNSVPGIQTFLRNPPMINIGGRSTRSVYQFTLQNPDSRELYHYAALLAERLKDSRLIQDVASDVQLSNPEIRVDIRRDRAAALGISPRQIEQALQSAFGSRQVSTIYTDTNDYQVIVELLPEYQRDISALSMLYVRSNEGNLVPLDALAELGKGVGPVVINHSGQLPSATISFNLRPGVALSQAVAEVQAEARALLPDTFSTGFEGTAQAFQASTRGLLVMLALAVAIIYIVLGILYESFIHPITILSGLPSAAFGALVTLWLFDVDLNIYGFVGIMMLVGIVKKNAIMMIDFALDAQRRENKRPAEAIYEGCLIRFRPIMMTTMAALMGALPIALAYGADGEARQPLGLAVVGGLLFSQLITLYITPVYYMYLDRLTKWLGFKPEAASETAQSKAGA from the coding sequence GTGAACATTTCCGCGCCCTTCATCCGTCGTCCGGTCATGACCACGCTGGTCATGGCGGCCATGCTGCTGTTTGGCGTCATGGCCTATTTCAAGCTGCCGGTCTCCGACCTGCCCACGGTCGATTTTCCGACCATCGAGGTGCGCGCCAGCCTGACGGGCGCAAGCCCGGAGACCATGGCCGCGAGCGTGGCCACGCCGCTGGAGCGCGAATTCTCGACCATCGCCGGCATTGATTCCATGAGTTCGGCGAGCGTGCTCGGCTCCACCAGCATCACCATCCAGTTCAGCCTGGAGCGCGACATCGACGCCGCTGCCCAGGACGTGCAATCGGCCATCTCCAAGGCGCTTCGCCGCCTGCCCGCGGAGATGACCACGCCGCCGTCCCTGCGCAAGGTCAACCCGGCCGATTCGCCCATCCTCTACCTGACCCTGGCCTCGACCACACTGCCGCTGTCCACGGTCACGGAGTACGCCGATACGATCATCGGCCAACGGCTGTCCATGGTCTCGGGCGTGGCCCAGGTGAACGTCTTTGGCGCGCGCAAATACGCCGTGCGCGTGCAACTCGATCCCAAGGCCCTGGCCTCGCGGGGGTTGGGCATCGACGAGGTGGCCGAGGCGGTCTCGCGCGGCAACGTGAACCTGCCCACGGGCACCATCTCCGGCGATCACACGGCCTACAACATCAAGTCGTCGGGCAAGTTGCAGCAGGCCGCCGACTTCAGGCCGCTCATCGTGGCCTGGAAGGGCGGCTCGCCCGTGCGCCTGGAGCAGCTTGGCCGGGTTCTCGACAGCGTGGAGAACGACAAGGCCGCCCTGTGGCGCGTGGACGATCCGGCCGTGATCCTGGCCATCCAGCGCCAGCCCGGGGCCAACACCGTGGCCGTGGTGGACGACGTTCTCGACCTGCTGCCTGGATTTCGCCAGCAGCTTCCGCCCGGCCTCGAACTGTCCGTGCTCTACGACCGCTCCGAGTCCATCCGCCACTCCGTGCACGACGTGAAGTTCACCCTCGTGCTCACCGTGTGCCTGGTGGTCCTGGTCATCTTCCTTTTCCTGCGCAACCTCCGGGCCACGATCATCCCGAGCCTCGCCCTGCCCATCTCGATCATCGCCACCTTCGCGGTCATGCATCTCATGGGCTACTCGCTGGACAACCTTTCGCTCATGGCCATGACCCTGGCCGTGGGCTTCGTGGTGGACGACGCCATCGTCATGCTGGAGAACATCATCCGCCACCGGGAGATGGGCAAGCCGAGCCTTGCGGCTGCCCTGGACGGCTCGGAGGAGATCGCCTTCACCATCGTTTCCATGACCATCTCGCTCGCGGCCGTGTTCATCCCGGTGATGTTCATGGGCGGCGTGGTGGGCCGCCTGTTCGAGGAGTTCGGCGTGGTGATCATGGTCTCGGTGCTCTTCTCGGGCGTGGTCTCGCTCACGCTCACGCCCATGCTCTGCGCCCGCTTCCTGGGCGAGGGCGGCCACGCGCCCGCCACGCAAGGGCGTCTGTATCGAGCCTCGGAGCGCGTTTTCGAAGCCATGCTGGGCATCTACCGCCGTTCGCTGGCCTACTGCATGCGCCGCCACGTGCTGACCTTCACGGCCTCGATCGCCGTTCTCATAGCCACGGTGGCGCTTTTTCAACACATGCCCAAGGGCTTTTTGCCCAGCCAGGACACAGGCATGATCTGGGCCACCACCGAGGCCGCCCAGGGCACCTCCTTTGACGACATGATCCGCTACCAGCGATCGCTGCACGGATTTCTCAAGGACGACCCGGCCGTGGAATCCTTCATGTCCGTGGTTGGCGCGGGTGGACCAAACCGCACCGGCAACACCGGCCGCTTGAGCATCAAACTCAAGCCCTACGACCAACGCACCGAAAGCGCCGACGAGGTGGTGGCCAGGCTTCGGCCCGTGCTCAACTCGGTGCCCGGCATCCAGACGTTCCTGCGCAATCCGCCCATGATCAACATCGGCGGACGCAGCACCCGCAGCGTTTATCAGTTCACCCTGCAAAACCCCGACTCACGCGAGCTGTACCACTACGCCGCGCTGCTCGCGGAGCGCCTCAAGGATTCGCGCCTCATACAGGACGTGGCATCGGACGTTCAGTTGTCCAACCCCGAGATCAGGGTGGACATCAGGCGCGACCGCGCCGCGGCGCTGGGCATCTCGCCCCGGCAGATCGAGCAGGCCCTGCAGAGCGCCTTCGGGTCGCGCCAAGTCTCCACGATCTACACCGACACTAACGACTACCAGGTCATCGTGGAGCTTTTGCCCGAATACCAGCGCGACATCTCCGCGTTGTCCATGCTCTACGTCCGCTCGAACGAAGGCAATCTCGTGCCACTGGACGCCCTGGCCGAACTCGGCAAGGGCGTGGGGCCGGTGGTTATCAACCACAGCGGCCAGCTTCCCTCGGCCACCATCTCCTTCAACCTTAGGCCGGGTGTGGCCCTTTCGCAGGCCGTGGCCGAGGTCCAGGCCGAGGCGCGCGCGCTTTTGCCCGACACCTTCAGCACCGGCTTCGAGGGCACGGCCCAGGCGTTCCAGGCCTCCACGCGCGGCCTTCTGGTCATGCTGGCCCTGGCCGTGGCCATCATCTACATCGTGCTCGGCATCCTCTACGAGAGTTTCATCCACCCCATCACGATCCTCTCGGGCCTGCCCTCGGCGGCCTTCGGCGCGCTCGTCACCCTGTGGCTGTTCGACGTGGACCTGAACATCTACGGATTCGTGGGCATCATGATGCTCGTGGGCATCGTCAAGAAGAACGCGATCATGATGATCGACTTCGCGCTCGATGCGCAGCGACGGGAGAACAAGCGCCCGGCCGAGGCCATCTACGAGGGCTGCCTGATACGTTTTCGGCCGATCATGATGACCACCATGGCCGCGCTCATGGGCGCGCTGCCCATCGCCCTGGCCTACGGCGCGGACGGCGAGGCCCGCCAGCCCCTGGGACTGGCCGTGGTCGGCGGCTTGCTCTTCTCGCAGCTCATCACGCTCTACATTACGCCTGTCTACTACATGTATCTGGATCGGCTGACGAAATGGCTGGGCTTCAAGCCCGAGGCCGCGAGCGAAACGGCGCAGTCCAAGGCCGGAGCCTGA
- the thiC gene encoding phosphomethylpyrimidine synthase ThiC, whose amino-acid sequence MDILDQNQALANLLDAHLTDLAQAEGLDKSQILDGIRAGRMVLLANPGHANVRPTLIGQPARVKVNANIGTSKLLNDPALEAAKLAEAERAGADAVMDLSTAGDLDAIRLSMLAATPLPLGTVPVYAAAQKSIEAGEDPAGMDADAIIDEIAKQARQGVDFMTVHCGVTRKAVDLAGSRVCGVVSRGGALLGRWMRENGRENPLYTRYDDILDISREFNLTLSLGDGLRPGAGVDAGDAAQWEEVAVLGELQARALRAGVQVMIEGPGHVPLHLVAGQIQMAKRLTNHAPLYVLGPLVTDCAAGYDHIAGAIGGAIGVMHGVDFLCYLTPAEHLTLPCLDDVRQGVLASRVAAQSGEAALGRPHAVARDLAMSKARKALDWDGMAQNALDPDMVRSRRKEHAHEKECAMCGKYCAMKML is encoded by the coding sequence ATGGATATACTCGATCAAAACCAAGCGCTTGCCAATCTCCTCGACGCCCACCTGACCGATCTCGCCCAGGCCGAGGGGCTGGACAAATCCCAGATACTGGACGGCATCAGGGCCGGCCGCATGGTGCTCCTGGCCAACCCCGGCCACGCGAACGTGCGCCCCACGCTCATCGGCCAGCCCGCGCGGGTCAAGGTCAACGCCAACATCGGCACCTCCAAACTCCTGAACGACCCCGCGCTCGAAGCGGCCAAGCTGGCCGAGGCCGAGCGCGCCGGGGCCGACGCGGTCATGGACCTCTCCACTGCCGGAGACCTGGACGCCATCCGCCTCTCCATGCTCGCCGCCACGCCGTTGCCGCTTGGCACCGTGCCGGTCTACGCGGCCGCGCAAAAAAGCATCGAGGCGGGCGAGGACCCGGCCGGGATGGACGCCGACGCCATCATCGACGAGATAGCCAAGCAGGCGCGGCAGGGCGTGGACTTCATGACCGTACACTGCGGCGTGACCCGCAAGGCCGTGGATCTCGCGGGCTCGCGCGTGTGCGGCGTGGTCTCGCGCGGGGGCGCGCTTCTGGGCCGCTGGATGCGCGAAAACGGCCGCGAAAACCCGCTCTACACCCGCTACGACGACATCCTGGACATCTCCCGCGAGTTCAACCTGACGCTCTCGCTGGGCGACGGGCTTCGCCCCGGCGCGGGCGTGGACGCGGGCGACGCCGCGCAGTGGGAGGAGGTTGCCGTGCTCGGCGAGTTGCAGGCCAGGGCGCTTCGCGCGGGCGTGCAGGTGATGATCGAGGGGCCTGGGCACGTGCCCTTGCATCTGGTGGCCGGGCAGATCCAGATGGCCAAGCGGCTGACCAACCATGCCCCGCTCTACGTGCTCGGCCCCCTGGTCACGGACTGCGCGGCCGGGTACGACCACATCGCCGGGGCCATCGGTGGCGCCATCGGCGTGATGCACGGCGTGGATTTCCTGTGCTACCTGACCCCGGCCGAGCACCTGACCCTGCCCTGCCTGGACGACGTGCGCCAGGGCGTTCTGGCCTCGCGCGTGGCCGCGCAATCCGGCGAGGCGGCGCTTGGACGCCCCCACGCCGTGGCTCGCGACCTGGCCATGTCCAAGGCGCGCAAGGCCCTGGACTGGGACGGCATGGCGCAAAACGCCCTGGACCCGGACATGGTCCGCTCCCGCCGCAAGGAGCACGCCCACGAGAAAGAATGCGCCATGTGCGGCAAGTACTGCGCCATGAAAATGCTCTGA
- a CDS encoding AEC family transporter: MITVFAALAPVFALIVLGHVLSRRDFPAPGFWPMAERLTYYVLFPALLVDRLSRLDAPGGELWRMTVALVLAVLAVFALLLMIRRRAAPDGAAFTSVVQGAIRPNTYVGLSAAAALLGPSGLSLSAVALMTLIPLVNLLCVASLGRWGQRIGGPAKVSVLLELAKNPLILSCVAGFALNQSGLALPQIAAETLRVLGNASLPLGLLAVGAGLSPRSVVRSLRPTAVSSAVKLLVLPLLTALLCSLFGVEGEAMAVAVIFTAVPVSVSSFILARQMGGDHVLMAGIITAQTAAAALTMPLILILLATLFPGLP; encoded by the coding sequence ATGATCACGGTCTTCGCCGCGCTCGCGCCCGTCTTCGCCCTCATCGTGCTCGGCCACGTCCTTTCGCGCCGCGATTTTCCTGCGCCCGGCTTCTGGCCCATGGCCGAACGACTGACCTACTACGTACTCTTCCCCGCGCTGCTCGTGGACCGGCTCTCGCGCCTGGACGCGCCCGGCGGCGAACTGTGGCGCATGACCGTGGCCCTGGTCCTGGCCGTGCTCGCGGTCTTCGCCCTGCTGCTCATGATTCGCCGCCGCGCGGCCCCGGACGGCGCGGCCTTCACCTCCGTGGTGCAGGGGGCCATCCGCCCCAACACCTACGTAGGCCTCTCGGCCGCGGCGGCCCTGCTCGGCCCATCCGGGCTCTCGCTCTCGGCCGTGGCGCTCATGACCCTCATCCCGCTCGTCAACCTGCTCTGCGTGGCCTCGCTCGGCCGATGGGGACAGCGCATCGGCGGCCCCGCGAAGGTTTCTGTCCTGCTGGAGTTGGCCAAGAACCCGCTCATCCTCTCCTGCGTGGCCGGATTCGCCCTGAACCAGAGCGGGCTCGCCTTGCCCCAAATCGCGGCCGAAACGCTGCGCGTGCTCGGCAACGCCTCGCTGCCGCTGGGTCTGCTCGCCGTGGGCGCGGGACTCTCGCCGCGCTCGGTGGTCCGAAGTCTTCGCCCCACGGCCGTTTCCTCGGCCGTGAAGCTGCTCGTCCTCCCCCTTCTCACGGCCCTCTTGTGCAGCCTGTTCGGCGTCGAGGGCGAAGCCATGGCCGTGGCCGTGATCTTCACGGCCGTCCCGGTCTCGGTCTCGTCCTTCATCCTGGCGCGCCAAATGGGCGGCGACCACGTGCTCATGGCTGGGATCATCACCGCTCAGACGGCCGCGGCCGCCCTGACCATGCCCCTGATCCTGATTCTTCTCGCGACGCTGTTCCCAGGGCTGCCCTGA
- a CDS encoding HD domain-containing phosphohydrolase: MREQLPAMSASMRQKRVLVVDDDRLNRKLLHGMLANLGHDVVQAESGQEALDLLNESIDLVMLDVMMPRMDGLACCRAIRADKRFAELPVIIVTTLSSREDRLKAVEAGANDFIAKPIDLMEVRVRTASLLKMKESRDAVRRYQDDLEEMVRVRTQALELALDNLREQRKSTVTAYQDAIHCLCSAAEFKDEETAQHIIRIGKMCSLLGSRLGLSRDEAELLLHAAPMHDVGKIGVPDAILLKPGKLTAEEWPIMQRHASIGARILGQSASELLQAGAIIALSHHEKWDGSGYPGGLSGTGIPLYGRICAVADVFDALTSRRPYKEPFSVDSSLDIMRKGRASHFDPEILDLFFANLDDILAIKDAFRDEPLPA; encoded by the coding sequence ATGCGCGAACAGCTTCCAGCCATGTCCGCCTCCATGCGGCAAAAGCGCGTCCTGGTCGTGGACGACGACCGCCTGAACCGCAAGCTCCTGCATGGCATGCTCGCCAACCTCGGGCACGACGTCGTGCAGGCCGAGTCCGGCCAGGAAGCCCTCGATCTTCTCAACGAATCCATCGACTTGGTAATGCTCGACGTGATGATGCCGCGCATGGACGGATTGGCCTGCTGCCGCGCCATCCGGGCGGACAAGCGCTTCGCCGAATTGCCTGTCATCATCGTCACCACCCTGAGCAGCCGCGAAGACAGGCTGAAGGCCGTGGAGGCCGGGGCCAACGATTTCATCGCCAAGCCCATCGACCTCATGGAGGTCAGGGTGCGCACGGCCTCGCTGCTCAAGATGAAAGAATCGCGCGACGCGGTGCGTCGTTACCAAGACGACCTCGAAGAAATGGTGCGGGTGCGCACCCAGGCCCTGGAACTGGCCCTGGACAACCTGCGCGAGCAGCGCAAAAGCACCGTCACCGCCTACCAAGACGCCATCCACTGCCTGTGCAGCGCGGCCGAGTTCAAGGACGAGGAGACCGCCCAGCACATCATCCGCATCGGTAAGATGTGCTCCCTGCTCGGAAGCAGGCTCGGACTCTCGCGCGACGAGGCGGAGCTTTTGCTGCACGCCGCCCCCATGCACGACGTGGGCAAGATCGGCGTGCCCGACGCCATCCTGCTCAAGCCCGGCAAGCTCACGGCGGAAGAATGGCCCATCATGCAACGCCACGCCAGCATCGGCGCGCGCATCCTCGGGCAATCCGCCTCCGAACTTTTGCAGGCCGGAGCGATCATCGCCCTTTCTCATCACGAAAAATGGGACGGCTCGGGCTATCCCGGTGGCCTTTCCGGCACAGGTATTCCGCTCTACGGCCGCATTTGCGCCGTAGCCGACGTCTTCGACGCCCTGACCTCGCGAAGGCCCTACAAGGAACCCTTCTCCGTGGATTCTTCCCTCGACATCATGCGCAAAGGACGCGCAAGTCACTTCGATCCCGAAATTCTCGACCTTTTTTTCGCCAACCTCGACGACATCCTGGCCATCAAGGACGCCTTCCGCGACGAACCTCTGCCCGCCTGA
- a CDS encoding CerR family C-terminal domain-containing protein: MSRGKAKDTRQRIIEAAGRIFAESGFHKATVRGICGRAGVNVALVAYHFGGKEGLYREVLAHALNESLSRFPPDMGDLRQTPEERLHAFVRAQMERIAGVDRRTWGERLLRREFFETNPAMEDLVREAIKPMAERLGETVGELLDLPPDDEAVTRCCLSVVGQCLHHYLAAPTIGVLYPNLCYDKENIDSLAEHITRFSLGGIKEARDRLVAAAAPGGREGPAARPQAAALGS, encoded by the coding sequence GTGTCCAGGGGAAAAGCGAAAGACACGCGACAGCGTATCATCGAGGCCGCCGGGCGGATATTCGCGGAGAGCGGCTTCCATAAAGCCACGGTGCGGGGCATATGCGGCCGAGCCGGGGTGAATGTGGCCCTTGTGGCCTATCACTTCGGAGGCAAGGAAGGGTTGTACAGGGAAGTTCTGGCCCATGCCCTGAACGAATCCTTGAGTCGTTTCCCGCCGGACATGGGCGACCTCCGGCAGACGCCTGAGGAACGCCTGCACGCCTTCGTGCGCGCGCAGATGGAGCGCATCGCGGGCGTCGATCGCCGCACCTGGGGCGAGCGCCTCCTGCGGCGCGAGTTCTTCGAAACCAACCCGGCCATGGAAGATCTCGTGCGTGAGGCCATCAAGCCCATGGCCGAGCGACTGGGAGAGACCGTGGGAGAGCTCTTGGACCTGCCACCCGATGACGAGGCAGTGACGCGCTGCTGTCTGTCCGTCGTGGGGCAGTGCCTGCACCATTACCTTGCCGCGCCGACCATCGGCGTCTTGTACCCCAACTTGTGCTACGACAAGGAAAACATCGACAGCCTTGCCGAACACATCACCCGGTTTTCCCTTGGCGGCATCAAGGAGGCGCGCGACCGGCTCGTCGCGGCCGCTGCCCCGGGAGGACGCGAAGGGCCCGCCGCGCGGCCGCAAGCCGCCGCGCTCGGGTCGTGA
- a CDS encoding EAL and HDOD domain-containing protein, translating to MAQKTDRELYTRTFFARQPVFTRAESLWGYEFFYRDSLEAESANIADSHLATLDVAASAFGGQMRDSHDASRVLLTFTEQALLEEVPLALPSGLTVVKLHEPDVLTDELLSALQHLRAEGYMLALDGFSAQPSFKDLYRKTDIFILDALSLDSFDMKRMMAAAREFPGKVLAKRVEDREHYAELSAIGVDLYQGFFFQKPVNIPGRKLSSNEVSRLNLFRLLERTEPDFNELAAMVQTDVSISYRLLAYLNSAAFSFPQKIHSIKQAVVILGWTTVRNWLRLIILTDMVPHGKSPELVFISAIRGKFLEKTCIGHTAPGCDAGGLFLLGLFSLLDALLDMPMADVLDNVPLETEIKNALCGHESRYAPWLDLARCFENGNWEKLDADMQELRLDPLVVARCYYDSLLWANSFFGFRPGS from the coding sequence ATGGCGCAAAAGACGGATCGGGAATTGTACACGCGGACTTTTTTCGCCAGACAGCCGGTCTTCACGCGCGCCGAGTCGCTGTGGGGGTACGAGTTCTTCTACCGCGACAGCCTGGAGGCCGAGTCCGCGAACATAGCGGACAGCCACCTAGCGACCCTCGACGTCGCGGCGAGCGCCTTCGGCGGGCAGATGCGCGACAGTCACGACGCCTCGCGCGTGTTGCTGACCTTCACCGAGCAGGCGCTGCTCGAAGAGGTTCCCCTGGCCCTGCCCTCCGGGCTCACGGTGGTCAAGCTGCACGAGCCGGACGTTCTGACGGACGAACTCCTGTCGGCCCTGCAACACCTCAGGGCCGAGGGCTACATGCTCGCTCTCGACGGTTTCAGCGCCCAGCCCTCGTTCAAGGACCTCTATCGCAAAACAGACATCTTCATCCTGGACGCGTTATCCCTCGACAGTTTCGACATGAAGCGAATGATGGCTGCCGCCCGAGAGTTTCCCGGCAAGGTTCTGGCCAAGCGCGTGGAGGACCGCGAACACTACGCGGAGCTTTCCGCCATAGGCGTGGACCTCTACCAGGGGTTCTTCTTCCAGAAACCAGTCAACATTCCGGGTCGCAAGCTCTCCTCGAACGAGGTGTCGCGGCTCAATCTTTTCAGACTGCTCGAACGCACGGAGCCCGATTTCAACGAGCTCGCGGCCATGGTACAGACGGACGTCTCCATCAGCTACCGGTTGCTGGCCTATCTCAACTCCGCGGCCTTCTCATTTCCGCAGAAGATCCACTCCATCAAGCAGGCCGTGGTCATCCTGGGATGGACCACTGTGCGCAACTGGCTCAGGCTGATCATTCTCACGGACATGGTTCCGCACGGCAAATCGCCCGAGCTCGTTTTCATCTCCGCCATCAGGGGAAAATTCCTGGAGAAGACCTGCATCGGCCACACGGCTCCAGGATGCGATGCGGGCGGGCTCTTCCTGCTCGGCCTCTTCTCGCTGCTGGACGCGCTGCTGGATATGCCCATGGCCGACGTCCTGGACAACGTACCGCTGGAGACGGAAATCAAGAACGCCCTGTGCGGTCACGAATCGCGCTACGCGCCCTGGCTGGATCTGGCGCGCTGCTTCGAGAACGGCAACTGGGAAAAACTGGACGCGGACATGCAGGAGCTTCGGCTCGATCCGCTGGTGGTGGCCCGCTGCTACTACGACTCGCTTTTGTGGGCCAATTCGTTTTTCGGATTCAGGCCGGGAAGCTGA